A genomic region of Polypterus senegalus isolate Bchr_013 chromosome 17, ASM1683550v1, whole genome shotgun sequence contains the following coding sequences:
- the tmem50a gene encoding transmembrane protein 50A, protein MSGFLDNIRCGECECVDLGEKRNTLASIAAGVLFFTGWWIIIDAAVKYPDMETFNHSYHACGVIATVAFLMINAVSNGQVRGDSYSEGCLGQTGARIWLFIGFMLAFGSLIASMWILFGGYVVPQKQQVYPGIAVFFQNAFIFFGGLVFKFGRTEDLWQ, encoded by the exons ATGTCAGGGTTCCTTGATAACATCCGATGTGGAGAGTGTGAGTGTGTTGATTTGGGAGAGAAAAGGAACACGCTGGCCTCAATAGCAGCTGGAGTCCTG ttttttaCAGGATGGTGGATTATCATTGATGCAGCCGTGAAGTATCCAGATATGGAAACGTTTAACCATTCATATCATGCCTGTGGGGTAATAGCCACTGTTGCTTTTCTGAT GATCAATGCAGTATCAAATGGACAGGTGCGAGGTGACAGTTATAGCGAAGGTTGCCTTGGGCAAACAG GTGCTCGTATTTGGCTGTTCATTGGTTTTATGCTTGCTTTTGGATCCCTGATTGCTTCCATGTGGATTCTTTTTGGAGGTTATGTTGTTCCTC AGAAGCAACAGGTGTACCCAGGTATAGCGGTGTTTTTTCAGAACGCCTTCATATTTTTTGG AGGCCTAGTGTTCAAATTTGGACGCACAGAAGACCTGTGGCAGTGA